A genomic window from Cytobacillus suaedae includes:
- a CDS encoding ABC transporter ATP-binding protein, which translates to MIEVIGVEKKYGFKKILKGVSFTANKGEITCLIGINGVGKTTILNAIMALTPISKGQILIDGEPLHKESFEKITFIPDTITMLPHMTIAESVEFMKDFYTCWNQERANELLGFFRLNQSDRISSLSKGNKAKVNLLLGLALDVDYVLMDEPFSGIDMFSREEIANVFTSHLIENRGVIITTHEIGDIEHLIDKVVLLDDGMVTKEFSAEEAREMEGKSVIDVMREVYQR; encoded by the coding sequence ATGATTGAAGTAATAGGTGTTGAAAAGAAATACGGGTTTAAGAAAATTTTAAAAGGTGTATCTTTTACAGCAAACAAGGGTGAAATTACGTGTTTAATTGGAATTAATGGAGTTGGGAAGACGACCATTTTAAATGCAATTATGGCACTTACCCCTATTAGTAAGGGACAAATCCTAATCGATGGGGAACCGCTACATAAAGAATCGTTCGAAAAAATTACCTTTATTCCAGATACAATCACGATGCTACCACACATGACAATTGCAGAGTCCGTGGAGTTCATGAAGGACTTTTATACATGTTGGAATCAGGAGCGTGCGAATGAACTACTTGGTTTTTTCAGATTAAATCAAAGTGATCGAATCTCGTCACTATCAAAAGGAAATAAGGCAAAGGTGAATCTCTTACTTGGGCTAGCGCTTGATGTTGATTATGTATTAATGGATGAGCCGTTCTCTGGAATTGACATGTTCAGTCGTGAGGAAATTGCGAATGTATTCACAAGTCATTTGATTGAGAATCGAGGCGTAATCATTACAACTCATGAAATTGGAGATATTGAGCATTTAATAGATAAAGTTGTTTTACTCGATGACGGAATGGTAACAAAAGAGTTTAGCGCAGAAGAAGCACGTGAAATGGAAGGGAAATCTGTCATTGATGTGATGAGAGAGGTGTATCAACGATGA
- the arr gene encoding NAD(+)--rifampin ADP-ribosyltransferase produces the protein MNDKKDVLDHGPFFHGTKAELKIGDLLEPQHLSNYQDKKSNYIYFTATLEAAKWGAELAKAQSKERIYIVEPLGDFENDPNLTDKKFPGNPTRSYRSKSPLKIIAELGSWERHSDEEINHMLTSLKKLREQGIAVIYD, from the coding sequence ATGAATGATAAGAAAGATGTTCTAGATCATGGTCCTTTTTTTCATGGTACTAAAGCAGAACTAAAAATTGGAGATTTATTAGAACCTCAACACTTATCAAATTACCAAGACAAAAAATCGAACTATATCTATTTCACTGCAACATTAGAAGCAGCTAAATGGGGTGCTGAACTAGCAAAAGCTCAATCTAAAGAAAGAATTTACATTGTGGAGCCATTAGGTGATTTTGAAAATGATCCGAACCTTACTGATAAAAAGTTCCCTGGAAACCCAACACGCTCTTATAGGTCTAAATCGCCGTTGAAAATAATAGCTGAATTAGGTTCATGGGAAAGACATTCCGATGAAGAAATAAATCATATGCTTACATCTTTAAAAAAGTTACGTGAACAAGGAATAGCTGTAATATACGATTAA
- a CDS encoding collagen-like protein, with protein sequence MDFCPLCKGCDDCCKCCIGPRGPRGKQGTPGPKGKRGPKGKQGPPGPKGVPGPKGEQGPMGPPGPPGQQTSTYGFAYSPLESNQSGLVKFTIAGPMEAVDLTSEGLKVSKTGTYQISYKVTVESQSSSSDTQAEFQLVINDVIRVVSSQTESTSSTNLFSTQLFSLLAGDVISLVAEVPEGLSYKLPSIQVVQL encoded by the coding sequence ATGGATTTTTGTCCATTATGCAAGGGTTGTGATGATTGTTGCAAATGCTGCATTGGACCAAGAGGACCTCGTGGTAAGCAAGGTACTCCGGGTCCGAAGGGAAAGCGGGGACCAAAAGGAAAACAGGGTCCTCCGGGTCCGAAGGGGGTACCAGGGCCAAAAGGCGAGCAAGGACCAATGGGACCACCAGGACCTCCAGGGCAACAGACTTCAACTTATGGTTTCGCGTATTCCCCATTAGAAAGTAATCAAAGTGGTCTTGTGAAATTTACAATAGCTGGTCCAATGGAAGCTGTTGATCTAACTTCGGAAGGATTAAAAGTTTCTAAAACTGGTACCTATCAAATAAGTTATAAAGTAACAGTAGAATCACAGTCCTCTTCTTCTGACACCCAAGCAGAATTTCAACTAGTAATTAATGATGTAATAAGAGTTGTTTCTTCTCAAACAGAATCAACATCCTCTACAAATCTTTTCTCAACTCAGTTATTTTCATTATTAGCAGGAGATGTTATATCACTCGTAGCAGAAGTTCCAGAAGGATTAAGTTATAAGTTACCTTCGATACAGGTTGTTCAGTTATAA
- a CDS encoding sigma-70 family RNA polymerase sigma factor, whose translation MKTQSISDTNVSELYMEYKKKVYRIALSYVKDNYIAEDLTHEILIKCYLAHKSFNGKCSFGTWMYRIATNHCIDYLRKGYRHRDVLHDDIEVFMDKEECTPETEVLDRCDYEEVLDKLRLLPSKYQEVLKLYYLKNQSLKEIEQHLNINLSTIKTRMLRAKKMLREMYLNVEEPEII comes from the coding sequence GTGAAAACCCAATCAATAAGTGATACAAATGTTAGTGAGCTATATATGGAATATAAAAAGAAAGTGTATCGAATAGCACTATCTTATGTCAAAGATAACTATATAGCTGAAGACCTTACCCATGAAATTCTAATAAAATGCTATTTAGCACATAAATCCTTTAACGGCAAATGCTCTTTTGGTACCTGGATGTATCGAATTGCTACCAATCATTGTATAGACTATTTACGAAAAGGCTACCGGCATCGTGATGTGCTGCATGATGATATCGAGGTCTTTATGGATAAGGAAGAGTGTACACCTGAAACAGAGGTGTTAGATCGTTGTGATTATGAAGAAGTTTTAGATAAATTAAGATTGCTGCCTTCAAAGTATCAAGAGGTCCTTAAACTCTACTACTTAAAAAATCAATCGTTAAAAGAAATCGAACAACATTTGAATATTAACCTGTCAACTATAAAAACAAGGATGCTTCGGGCAAAAAAGATGTTGAGGGAGATGTATTTGAATGTAGAAGAGCCAGAGATTATATAG
- a CDS encoding sigma-70 family RNA polymerase sigma factor encodes MDISKMSFEELIEKHNPLILHILKTLHIYKDHDIYYQVGLAGLWEAQSRYNPEKGAFSTFAFSIIRGRVLSSLTKENHFYTRFQPTEHEEQLDAFDESSEITLEVDILTTYCFDLTENQRKWVIGKIIEDKKIKDIALEHGVTEDAVKTWRREALKKLRKTVAGMGIR; translated from the coding sequence TTGGACATTTCAAAAATGTCTTTTGAAGAATTAATAGAAAAGCACAACCCACTTATTTTGCATATTTTAAAGACACTCCATATTTATAAGGATCATGATATCTATTATCAAGTTGGACTAGCTGGCTTATGGGAGGCACAGTCTCGTTACAATCCTGAAAAAGGAGCGTTCTCAACATTTGCCTTTTCAATTATAAGAGGAAGAGTCTTAAGTAGTCTCACGAAAGAAAATCATTTTTATACTCGCTTTCAACCAACAGAACACGAAGAACAACTCGATGCATTTGATGAGAGTTCAGAAATTACATTAGAGGTAGATATCCTAACCACCTACTGCTTCGACCTTACCGAAAATCAACGAAAATGGGTGATTGGAAAAATCATAGAAGATAAGAAAATTAAGGACATTGCCCTTGAACACGGAGTAACTGAGGATGCAGTTAAAACATGGAGACGTGAGGCTTTGAAGAAATTAAGAAAGACGGTTGCTGGTATGGGTATCAGATAA
- a CDS encoding GntR family transcriptional regulator: protein MNVNFNNRDPVYLQIVRYFKEKIAIGELEPGVEIPSRRELANRMKVNPNTAQRAYKEMEEQGLIYTEKNYPSKITTDSKVLGKVREELLIEAVDQFVTSVRSINAPVEELLELVRDKYTSVDDKEA, encoded by the coding sequence ATGAATGTAAATTTTAATAATCGTGATCCTGTTTATTTGCAGATTGTTCGTTATTTTAAGGAAAAGATTGCAATTGGAGAATTGGAGCCGGGAGTAGAAATCCCATCAAGACGGGAGCTTGCCAATCGAATGAAAGTGAATCCTAATACAGCGCAGCGGGCGTATAAGGAAATGGAGGAACAAGGGTTGATTTATACAGAGAAGAATTACCCTAGTAAAATTACAACAGATAGTAAGGTATTAGGAAAGGTAAGAGAAGAGTTGCTAATTGAGGCAGTTGATCAGTTTGTCACATCGGTTCGTTCGATTAATGCGCCAGTTGAGGAGCTTCTTGAACTAGTTAGAGATAAGTATACGTCTGTTGATGATAAGGAGGCTTAA
- a CDS encoding formate/nitrite transporter family protein — protein sequence METKLLLEVENLVLKKLKVYKQSKARYIARSVLASMFIGFGVIVAFKTGNFFYLVHSPFAYPMAAFAFGSAIILIAFGGGDLFTGNTFYYTYAALRGKVRWLQVAKLLFYSYLGNILGAVLFALLIYFAALFEKPESTKFLMSVVENKLDASFWEFLFRGILCNWLVCLAFFIPMAFKESTAKIVTMILLVFCFFISGYEHSIANMVTFSISLILEHPESITLPGMIHNLIPVTIGNLIGGEFMMGIMYYYANKPFLEEVD from the coding sequence ATGGAAACAAAACTGTTGCTTGAAGTTGAAAATTTGGTACTAAAAAAATTGAAGGTATATAAACAAAGTAAAGCTCGTTACATTGCAAGAAGTGTGCTAGCTAGTATGTTCATAGGTTTCGGAGTCATAGTAGCATTTAAAACGGGGAATTTTTTCTATTTAGTTCATTCTCCATTTGCTTATCCTATGGCAGCTTTTGCATTCGGAAGTGCTATCATTTTGATCGCATTTGGCGGCGGAGATTTATTCACTGGTAATACTTTTTATTATACGTATGCAGCTTTAAGGGGTAAGGTTAGATGGTTACAAGTTGCTAAGCTTCTCTTCTACAGTTATTTAGGCAATATTTTAGGAGCGGTATTATTTGCTTTGTTGATTTATTTTGCAGCACTATTTGAAAAGCCCGAATCAACTAAATTTCTAATGTCTGTGGTTGAGAATAAATTAGACGCATCATTCTGGGAATTCCTATTCAGAGGCATCTTGTGTAATTGGTTAGTTTGCCTCGCATTCTTTATTCCTATGGCGTTCAAAGAAAGTACAGCTAAAATTGTTACTATGATCCTTTTAGTTTTTTGTTTTTTTATCTCTGGCTATGAACATAGCATCGCAAATATGGTTACGTTTTCGATTTCTTTAATACTAGAGCATCCTGAGAGCATTACCCTTCCTGGTATGATACATAACCTTATTCCAGTTACTATTGGAAATTTGATTGGCGGAGAATTTATGATGGGGATCATGTATTATTATGCGAATAAGCCTTTTTTAGAGGAAGTGGACTGA
- a CDS encoding IPT/TIG domain protein, whose translation MEVGPISAFDGFPVWYKDENGLRLQLNVDPSDPYSLITPSDLPNPSQPVSFPDNYPGEAFYFAAEAEMETGTGERALLVLALEAAFVNEVPSPGEQVVFGRVRIRVGGLQPNVEYTVTHPYGVDTFIAEPDGDGFGEINFTEDIGGMNGGSFELALNSRIHPFLRWDPTVEPAPPEGYIGDPNTLHPLVGSVFTDRFGEAQNIFRIEGPGIGVGSPDRATTPGLNPDNAIETRLFSVTGKISTISGVDVTRTTYTQSDASGGYIDVFATSDITPQTIEVSGQGLNPTVLQGENGLYFARVAYTGELPPSTVTVTNTSDIPPSIKEAVPVDFITGNATYDTDTQTLSILATSSDSINPVLLTVTDFGIGDLPIPDDGVLELTLSNIPANITIQSTAGGESMFPLAVTGSAINPIGVKANAGPDQTVTFGSQVTLNGTNSTGPITAYQWNQLAGSPVTLVGENTATPTFTAPDTATVLTFELVVEGEGGPSSDTVNVEVIEFAPAPIANAGPDQTVRQGSVVTLDGSVTGDVTIYQWTQLSGQEVVLTGADTLTPTFTMPKQVTTLVFELTVTGPGGTSSDEVEVSSTPDNLTVTRAEYRIDDTEWRISGTSDVPGAGVSVTIYIGDTIGGTVLAVVEVDALGAWQYRVEPSEIQPDATRAISLQSSSGGTLINVPLNVRQ comes from the coding sequence ATGGAAGTAGGGCCGATTAGTGCGTTTGATGGATTTCCTGTGTGGTATAAGGATGAAAATGGTTTAAGGCTACAATTGAATGTTGATCCGAGTGATCCGTATTCTCTTATTACTCCGTCAGATTTGCCAAATCCTTCTCAGCCTGTTTCGTTTCCTGATAATTATCCGGGAGAGGCATTTTATTTTGCTGCAGAAGCTGAGATGGAAACTGGTACAGGGGAAAGGGCACTTCTAGTTTTAGCGTTAGAAGCTGCCTTTGTAAATGAGGTTCCTAGCCCCGGGGAACAAGTTGTATTTGGAAGAGTCCGTATCCGGGTAGGTGGTTTACAGCCTAATGTGGAATACACTGTTACTCATCCATATGGAGTGGACACATTTATCGCTGAACCTGATGGTGACGGTTTTGGTGAAATTAATTTTACAGAGGATATCGGTGGAATGAATGGAGGAAGTTTTGAACTAGCTTTGAATAGTCGAATTCATCCATTTTTGCGTTGGGACCCAACTGTTGAGCCAGCACCTCCAGAGGGATATATAGGGGATCCGAATACCCTGCATCCCTTAGTAGGCAGTGTGTTTACAGATCGTTTTGGAGAAGCTCAAAATATTTTTAGAATTGAAGGACCTGGTATTGGGGTGGGTTCACCTGATCGTGCAACAACACCGGGACTCAATCCTGATAACGCGATTGAAACACGTTTATTTTCAGTAACTGGAAAAATCTCAACGATATCTGGAGTCGATGTGACAAGAACGACTTACACTCAAAGTGATGCATCGGGTGGATATATTGATGTGTTTGCCACATCTGATATCACGCCACAAACGATTGAAGTTTCTGGACAGGGATTGAATCCGACCGTATTACAAGGAGAAAATGGTCTTTATTTTGCAAGGGTAGCTTATACAGGGGAGCTTCCACCTAGTACGGTGACAGTAACAAATACAAGTGACATTCCGCCAAGTATCAAAGAAGCTGTCCCGGTTGATTTTATTACGGGCAATGCAACCTATGATACTGATACTCAAACTCTATCCATTCTAGCAACATCAAGTGATTCTATTAATCCAGTTTTATTAACCGTCACTGATTTTGGAATCGGCGATCTACCAATTCCAGATGATGGTGTACTAGAGCTTACTCTATCGAATATCCCAGCGAACATAACAATTCAATCTACAGCTGGAGGTGAAAGTATGTTTCCGCTTGCTGTAACGGGTTCAGCAATTAATCCAATTGGTGTAAAAGCCAATGCTGGTCCAGATCAAACTGTGACTTTCGGTTCTCAGGTTACACTGAACGGAACAAATTCAACAGGTCCAATCACTGCTTACCAGTGGAATCAGCTTGCAGGTTCTCCTGTCACATTGGTAGGCGAAAATACAGCTACACCTACTTTTACAGCACCTGATACGGCTACAGTTCTAACATTTGAATTGGTTGTGGAAGGGGAGGGTGGACCTTCTTCTGATACAGTGAATGTTGAAGTGATTGAGTTTGCTCCAGCACCTATCGCTAATGCTGGTCCAGACCAAACTGTCCGACAAGGATCTGTTGTGACATTGGATGGAAGTGTAACAGGTGATGTAACAATTTATCAATGGACACAGCTTTCAGGTCAAGAAGTAGTGTTAACAGGTGCGGATACCCTAACACCTACATTTACTATGCCAAAACAAGTAACAACCCTGGTGTTTGAGCTAACGGTAACAGGACCTGGAGGCACTTCTTCGGATGAGGTGGAGGTTTCTTCTACTCCTGATAACTTAACGGTTACTCGGGCTGAGTATAGAATTGATGACACAGAGTGGCGGATTTCAGGAACATCCGATGTACCTGGAGCGGGGGTAAGTGTAACGATTTATATCGGTGACACGATTGGTGGAACCGTGTTAGCGGTCGTAGAAGTGGATGCTCTTGGTGCATGGCAATATCGAGTTGAGCCATCGGAAATCCAGCCTGATGCCACGCGAGCCATTTCCCTTCAATCAAGCTCAGGTGGAACACTTATTAATGTTCCTTTAAATGTTCGCCAATAA